The genomic DNA TTGTTGGTCGGCAACCCAGAGGGTGCAGCTGGATTGGAAGCCGTCTTTATGGGCCCGGAGATCGAGTTCACGGAAGATGCGATTGTCGCTGTTACCGGGGCTGAAATGCCAATCACGATTGATGGCGAAGCAGTCGAGGGATGGACGTCCTTTACAGTGAAGTCAGGCCAAACTCTTGCATTTGGATTTCTGAAAACTGGAGCACGGATTTACATTGCTGTTTCTGGTGGTATTGCGACCGACCCAGACCTAGGTAGCCGTTCTACCTATCCAATCGGTGCCTTGGGTGGCGTTGACGGACGTCCAATTGCTCAGGGAGATGTCATTCCTTCCGGACAAGGTATCGTTGGCAAAGCTGGTTTATCAGTTCCAACTGACTTGCGTCGTGGCCCGACAAATCCAGCCGAGCTTCGTGTTTTGCCGGGACTATACTGGAACCGCTTGACCGAGGCTGCTGGGAACGGGTTTTTCGAGGATACTTGGATAGTTGCACCAGAAGCCGACCGTATGGGCTACCGATTCAAGGGTGGACGTCCGTTGGAATTCGTCGATCGCGAACAGCCCTTTGGTGCTGGCGCTGATCCCTCAAATATCGTGGATGGCTGCTATTCTTATGGCTCCATTCAGGTGCCAGGTGGAACAGAGCCTATCGTTCTACATCGCGATGCGGTGTCGGGGGGGGGCTATTTCACACTTGGAGCGATTATATCAGCAGACATGGATTTCATTGGGCAACTTCAACCGAACACGCCGGTGAGGTTTGTGAAGGTTGACATGGATGAGGCTCTCGCTGCGAGGACGAGTCGTCGCGAAGCCTTACAAAAAATTAGAAAAGATCTCACCTAAGGGACAAACAGAACGCGGAAATCCGCACAAAAAAATAAACAACAAGGAGATGACACTAATGAAACAATTCTTAAAAACAACGGTGGCCCTAGCGATGGCGACGGCGATCCCCGCTGCAGCGTTTGCAGAAGAAAATTGGTATCCCTATGAAGCGCAAGAGGTTACACCTGCATTTTCCGCTGATGGTGAAGTAAGCGCTGTAACTTACACACCGCTTGAGAGAGCTGAAAAAGCATGGAACATCTGCGTTTCATTTCCGCACATGAAAGACGCTTATTGGCTCGGCGTGAACTACGGTGTTGCTGATGAAGCAGCCCGTCTCGGCGTCAACATGAATAACGTTGATGCTGGCGGTTATACCGAATTGGCCAATCAGATCAGTCAGATCGAGAACTGTGTAGCAGGTGGTGCCGACGCGGTTGTTATCGGAGCGATCTCGTTTGATGGCCTTAACAATGTTATCGGCGAAGTTGCTGGAGCCGGTATTCCAGTGATTGATGTGATCAACGGTGTGTCTTCCCCAGATATTTCTGCGAAGTCATTGGTTTCTTTCAGAACAATGGGCGCGGAAACTGGACGATATCTGGCTGAGCGGCACCCTGCAGGCAGCGATCCAGTAAAAGTTGGTTGGTTTCCTGGTCCGGCTGGTGCTGGTTGGGTTGAAGCAGCTCACGCTGGGTTCATGGAAGCCGTCGAAGGTTCCGCTGTAGAAGTTCTCGAGCCACGCTTTGGTGACACTGGCAAAGAAGTGCAGTTGGGTCTGGTTGAAGACGTTCTGCAAGCAAACCCGGACGTCCGCTATCTTGCGGGTACTGCGGTAACTGCAGAGGCGGCTCAAGGTTTGATCCGTGAACGTGGATTGCAAGGTGAAGTAGACCTTTTGGCATTCTACATGACGCCGGGCGTCTACACTGGTATCGAACGTGGTTTTATCCTTGCAGCTCCAGCTGACTCAATGGTTATCCAAGGACGGATTGCTATCGACCAAGCGGTCCGCATTCTAGAGGGTGAAGAATACATTAAGCACGTTGGTCCAGAGATCTTCGTTGTTGATTCTTCCAACATTGCCGATGTGCCACGCACAGACATTCTTCCGCCTGACGGGTACAGCCCAGTGTTCTCTGTGAACCAGTAGGCCTCGTCGAGGTAACTCACATGGGCCGGGTGCTTACTGCTCGGCCCATGTTTTTTGGAGCAAATGATGACTACTAATATCCTCTTAAAAACAAGTGGCTTGTCAAAGCAGTACCCCGGTGTTCTAGCTCTAGACGGGGTCTATTTTGACCTTGAAGCTGGCGAAGTCCATGTTTTGTTTGGTGAAAACGGAGCTGGGAAATCTACTTTGATTTCTATGCTTGCGGGGGCTATCAAGCCAAGTTCTGGAAAAATTTACCATAATGGTGGCAACGTCCGCTTTGAGAATGTTGCCGACGCGCAGTCTCTTGGGATTTACACGGTTTTCCAAGAATTTTCTCTCATACCTACTCTCACAGTTGCACAAAATATCTTTCTTGGATGGGAGCCCATGATAGGGCCCTTTATTGATCACAAAGAGATGCGCAAACGTGCGGCGAAGATGTTCAAGGACCTCGGGTTTGACATTGATCCGACCGCCATCACAGCAAGCCTGTCTCGTGCGCAGCAACAGATGGTCGAGATTACCAAGGCTTTCCATGGTGATCTTTCTGTCTTGATCTTAGATGAACCAACGGCTTCCCTTACCGACCGCGAAGTGGATCACTTGTTTGAATTTGTTGAAGGTCTCAAGGCAAGCGGTGTCGGGATTATTTACATCTCTCACCGGATGCAGGAATTCGCTCGGATAGCAGACCGTATCACAGTTCTGCGTGACGGCGCTAAGATCGGGACAGTTAACATGTCCGACATCGACGACGGCGCACTTGTTGAGATGATGACCGGCCGCGCCATCTCTGAAATCTACCCACACATTGAGAAACAAGACGGTGAAACACTCATGCAGGTCCACGAATTGTGTGCACCCGGTGTTCATTCCTCGTCGTTTGATGTGAAGGCAGGAGAGATACTTGGCATTGCTGGGCTGGTAGGCTCTGGCAAATCCCGACTTTTCCGAACGATCATGGATTTATACCCGCGTCAGAGTGGCACGATTACATATCGTGGAGCAGACATTAGTAATGCAAGCACCCGTGCTATTATTCAGGCTGGCGTCTATTATTTGTCTCCTGATCGAAAGCATGAAGGACTCGATCTGGCCAAGTCATCAAATGACAATCTGGGTGTAAACCCAATGATGGCCCGATTGGGCGAGAAGCTGCAAGGCTTTGTCAATTGGAGGTCCATCAAACAAAAGACAGATGCAATTTCCGAAACGGTGAAACTGCAGGAGGACTACCGACCGAAACTAGTTTCTCAGCTATCTGGTGGCAATCAGCAGAAAGTCCTGTTTGGGAAAGCGTTCGGTCAAGACATCGACCTTTTCATTTTTGATGAACCGACCGTTGGTGTGGACATGGGTACACGCGCCGCCCTTTACCTGTTGATCAAAGACTTGGCAGAGGCAGGCAAGGCTGTTGTCATCATTTCTTCAGACCTTCCCGAAGTCTTAAATCTTTCGCACCGTATTCTGGTGCTCGCCCACGGGCAAATCACAGCGGAGCTGTCAGGTGATGACATGTCCGAAGATCAGGTCCTAAAATATTTCTTTGACGAGACTGGAGCAACGGCATGAGTGCTGAAATCAAAAAAAACAATGCAGCTTTCACACTGATCAAATGGATTTTCTTGCGGGTTGGCGTACTGCCATTCTTTCTAGCAATTGCTCTGGTTGTCTTCACAGCGCTTTCATCAAATTTCTTAACAAGTCAAAACCTTATCAACGTCGCAAGGCAGTCGGTGTATTTGGTTCTAGTGTCGATGGGCCAGATGCTTGTTCTGATCTCGGGTGGGTTCGATTTGTCGGTTGGTACTGCGATCGCTCTGACCTCCGTCGTTTCAGCTTCAGGTATGGTGTGGATGGCAACGATTTTTCCAGACGCGATCTGGCTTGCTATCGCTCTAGGAGCATTGATGGGTTTTGGCGCAGCTCTTTTGATTGGTGCCATCAATGGTGTTGGAGTTGCATACTTTGAAGTTTCTCCGTTCATCATGACTTTAGGCGTTTCCTCTGTAGCGGCCGGAATGGCACTCTTTTTGACAGGAGGCGTTCCTGTCAGTGGCATGCCGTATGCTTTCGCTGATACATTTGGGTTTGGTAGGCTATGGGGCATACCGGTCCCAGTGATTGTTGCCCTTATCTGCATCATTTCCATGTGGGTATTCATGTCGCGTACACGACTTGGAACCCAAGTCTACGCGGTTGGTGGCAACATCAAAGCAGCACATCTGTCAGCGATTAATACCAAAAAGACACTGATGCTGGCCTATATAATTTGTGCGCTCCTCGCGTCTTTGACAGGGCTTTTGCTGACGGCACGAGTGGAATCTGGTGAAGCCAATCTGGGCGCATCCATCGCACTGGAATCTATCGCAGCCTGCGTTATCGCCGGTGTATCGCTTCGGGGTGGTATTGGACGTGTCGAGAATGTCGTACTTGGCGCATTTTTCATCATCCTCGTTCAAAACGGCATGAATTTGGCACAGGTCAGTTCCTACATGCAGATGGTCTTGCTGGGGTCGTTGCTGATTCTCGCTGTGATCTTTGATCAGCTGCGCTACCGAATGATCATGAACGGCACCTAGTTCTCGGCCCAGTTAGCAATAAGTGATGGGCTGGGAAATTTCCGGCCCATGTCTCATTAACCTGAGTTCAGGAAGGAAACACGAATGTTGAATTCAGAAATTAACATCCGAAAAGATAAAGCGATCTCACGCGGGGTAGGTATGCAAACCCAGATCTATGCAGATCGCGCAAAAAACTCAGAAATTTGGGATGTAGAAGGAACCCGATACATCGATTTTGCCGCAGGCATTGCGGTTGTGAATACCGGGCATTGTCATCCCAAAGTGATGGCCGCAGTACAGCGTCAAATGGAGCGGTTCACG from Octadecabacter antarcticus 307 includes the following:
- a CDS encoding 5-oxoprolinase subunit C family protein, with product MALKINKPGLSTSVQDLGRPGYFHLGIPISGAMDRFALRAANLLVGNPEGAAGLEAVFMGPEIEFTEDAIVAVTGAEMPITIDGEAVEGWTSFTVKSGQTLAFGFLKTGARIYIAVSGGIATDPDLGSRSTYPIGALGGVDGRPIAQGDVIPSGQGIVGKAGLSVPTDLRRGPTNPAELRVLPGLYWNRLTEAAGNGFFEDTWIVAPEADRMGYRFKGGRPLEFVDREQPFGAGADPSNIVDGCYSYGSIQVPGGTEPIVLHRDAVSGGGYFTLGAIISADMDFIGQLQPNTPVRFVKVDMDEALAARTSRREALQKIRKDLT
- a CDS encoding sugar ABC transporter ATP-binding protein; protein product: MTTNILLKTSGLSKQYPGVLALDGVYFDLEAGEVHVLFGENGAGKSTLISMLAGAIKPSSGKIYHNGGNVRFENVADAQSLGIYTVFQEFSLIPTLTVAQNIFLGWEPMIGPFIDHKEMRKRAAKMFKDLGFDIDPTAITASLSRAQQQMVEITKAFHGDLSVLILDEPTASLTDREVDHLFEFVEGLKASGVGIIYISHRMQEFARIADRITVLRDGAKIGTVNMSDIDDGALVEMMTGRAISEIYPHIEKQDGETLMQVHELCAPGVHSSSFDVKAGEILGIAGLVGSGKSRLFRTIMDLYPRQSGTITYRGADISNASTRAIIQAGVYYLSPDRKHEGLDLAKSSNDNLGVNPMMARLGEKLQGFVNWRSIKQKTDAISETVKLQEDYRPKLVSQLSGGNQQKVLFGKAFGQDIDLFIFDEPTVGVDMGTRAALYLLIKDLAEAGKAVVIISSDLPEVLNLSHRILVLAHGQITAELSGDDMSEDQVLKYFFDETGATA
- a CDS encoding ABC transporter permease, producing the protein MSAEIKKNNAAFTLIKWIFLRVGVLPFFLAIALVVFTALSSNFLTSQNLINVARQSVYLVLVSMGQMLVLISGGFDLSVGTAIALTSVVSASGMVWMATIFPDAIWLAIALGALMGFGAALLIGAINGVGVAYFEVSPFIMTLGVSSVAAGMALFLTGGVPVSGMPYAFADTFGFGRLWGIPVPVIVALICIISMWVFMSRTRLGTQVYAVGGNIKAAHLSAINTKKTLMLAYIICALLASLTGLLLTARVESGEANLGASIALESIAACVIAGVSLRGGIGRVENVVLGAFFIILVQNGMNLAQVSSYMQMVLLGSLLILAVIFDQLRYRMIMNGT
- the torT gene encoding TMAO reductase system periplasmic protein TorT is translated as MRLSLRGRVVAKPYKKLEKISPKGQTERGNPHKKINNKEMTLMKQFLKTTVALAMATAIPAAAFAEENWYPYEAQEVTPAFSADGEVSAVTYTPLERAEKAWNICVSFPHMKDAYWLGVNYGVADEAARLGVNMNNVDAGGYTELANQISQIENCVAGGADAVVIGAISFDGLNNVIGEVAGAGIPVIDVINGVSSPDISAKSLVSFRTMGAETGRYLAERHPAGSDPVKVGWFPGPAGAGWVEAAHAGFMEAVEGSAVEVLEPRFGDTGKEVQLGLVEDVLQANPDVRYLAGTAVTAEAAQGLIRERGLQGEVDLLAFYMTPGVYTGIERGFILAAPADSMVIQGRIAIDQAVRILEGEEYIKHVGPEIFVVDSSNIADVPRTDILPPDGYSPVFSVNQ